A single genomic interval of Polyangia bacterium harbors:
- the infB gene encoding translation initiation factor IF-2 — protein sequence MIGSGYERRSEGSSSAPEAPQGPKVRVYEVAKELGIANRDLVTKIRAMGIEVANHMSHLEPGELDRIRRSLDRERQESLVEERLNDTVIRRRSKGAPPAAARPAPAPTQAAATPVTTAPPSAPSPAPAAPPVRARTVVEVNPSTAPAKPAPPVDEKREPTIAAPPVTPARVVVEMTPSAPATKTEPRPPLETLAAAKGPSTTVVEVRPPAAPLAAAAAGTAAPGTVIRQIPSPVVTGSAATGAFIQLPGLAPRGEPGVPKIEIKDRDEELRRLGRTGLINRTPAGAGRDRYGRAAFGTPGQRPGAPPKKRVAAAGKKIKQTQITTPAEHKRVVRMADTIAVSDLAQKMGIKGKEVIKKLWALGMMGVNINQDIDLDTATLIATEFGYQIESTAFNEEEVLTETEVADNPEDLVPRAPVVTIMGHVDHGKTSLLDAIRKANVAGGEAGGITQHIGAYKVHSDRGDVVFLDTPGHEAFTAMRARGAQMTDIVVLVVAADDGPMPQTIEAINHAKEADVPILVAVNKIDKPGANPEQIRNKLSEHGLVSEEWGGSTIYVNVSAKTKQGIDKLLEMLALQAEVLELKANPNRAAKGHVVEARLDRSRGPISTILVEEGTMRLGDLIVAGEFSGKIRAMLGDKGQAVTEAGPSTPVEVLGIDGVPDAGEIFNAVSDEKAAKSLVEHRRDARRKKDIAGSARVSLENILDKIKAGEVKEVKIVLKADVQGSVEAVSNALTNLSTESVGVNVISTGVGGITESDVSLAKASSAVIIGFNVRPAGKSQQLAEQEGVDIKLYQIIYEALDDVKKAMVGMLAPVLRERVLGKAEVRQVFTIPKAGTIAGSFVIDGKILRKAQVRVIRDSVVVFTGKIGSLRRFKDDASEVAQGYECGISVEGYGDVKEGDVIEAFEIESVAPTLDAPIGQGAKR from the coding sequence ATGATCGGAAGTGGGTACGAAAGACGGTCGGAAGGTTCCTCCAGCGCGCCAGAGGCCCCGCAGGGACCCAAGGTTCGCGTCTATGAGGTCGCCAAAGAGCTGGGGATCGCCAACCGCGATCTGGTCACCAAGATCCGCGCCATGGGGATCGAAGTGGCCAATCACATGTCGCACCTGGAACCCGGCGAGCTGGATCGTATCCGGCGCTCGCTGGATCGGGAGCGGCAAGAGAGCCTGGTCGAAGAGCGCCTGAACGATACGGTCATTCGTCGTCGGTCGAAAGGCGCCCCACCGGCGGCCGCGCGTCCGGCGCCAGCGCCGACGCAAGCGGCGGCCACGCCGGTCACAACCGCGCCGCCTTCCGCGCCGTCGCCGGCTCCCGCCGCTCCGCCCGTTCGCGCTCGCACGGTCGTCGAAGTGAACCCGTCAACCGCGCCAGCAAAACCGGCTCCGCCGGTCGATGAAAAGCGCGAACCGACCATCGCCGCGCCGCCGGTGACGCCTGCCCGGGTGGTGGTCGAGATGACGCCGTCCGCGCCGGCCACCAAGACCGAACCGCGCCCGCCGTTGGAGACGCTGGCCGCCGCGAAGGGGCCGTCGACGACGGTGGTCGAAGTGCGTCCGCCCGCTGCTCCGCTGGCGGCTGCCGCGGCCGGCACCGCCGCGCCAGGGACGGTCATTCGCCAGATCCCAAGCCCGGTCGTCACGGGCTCGGCGGCCACCGGCGCCTTCATCCAATTGCCGGGGCTGGCCCCGCGGGGCGAGCCGGGTGTGCCCAAGATCGAGATCAAGGACCGCGACGAGGAGCTGCGTCGTCTGGGCCGCACCGGCCTTATCAATCGCACGCCCGCCGGAGCGGGTCGCGATCGTTATGGTCGCGCCGCCTTCGGAACGCCGGGGCAGCGTCCGGGCGCGCCGCCGAAGAAGCGCGTCGCCGCCGCTGGCAAGAAGATCAAGCAGACCCAGATCACCACGCCCGCCGAGCACAAGCGCGTGGTGCGCATGGCCGACACCATCGCCGTGTCCGACCTGGCCCAGAAGATGGGCATCAAGGGCAAAGAGGTCATCAAGAAGCTGTGGGCCCTGGGCATGATGGGCGTGAACATCAACCAGGACATCGACCTTGATACCGCCACTCTGATCGCCACCGAGTTCGGCTATCAGATCGAATCGACCGCTTTCAACGAAGAAGAAGTGTTGACCGAGACCGAGGTCGCCGACAATCCGGAGGACCTGGTGCCGCGCGCGCCGGTGGTCACCATCATGGGCCACGTCGACCACGGCAAGACGTCGCTGCTGGACGCCATCCGCAAGGCCAACGTGGCCGGCGGCGAGGCGGGCGGCATCACCCAGCACATCGGCGCGTACAAGGTTCATTCGGATCGCGGCGATGTGGTCTTTCTGGATACGCCCGGCCACGAGGCGTTCACCGCCATGCGCGCCCGCGGCGCCCAGATGACGGACATCGTCGTGCTGGTGGTCGCCGCCGACGACGGACCGATGCCGCAGACGATCGAAGCGATCAACCACGCCAAGGAAGCCGACGTGCCGATCCTGGTGGCGGTGAACAAGATCGACAAGCCGGGCGCCAACCCCGAGCAGATCCGCAACAAGCTGTCCGAGCACGGCCTGGTGTCGGAAGAGTGGGGCGGCAGCACGATCTACGTGAACGTGTCGGCGAAGACCAAGCAGGGCATCGACAAGCTGCTTGAAATGCTGGCCCTGCAGGCCGAGGTGCTTGAGCTCAAGGCGAACCCCAACCGGGCGGCAAAAGGCCACGTGGTCGAGGCGCGTTTGGATCGTTCGCGCGGGCCGATCTCGACGATCCTGGTCGAGGAAGGAACCATGCGCCTCGGCGATCTGATCGTCGCGGGCGAGTTCTCCGGGAAGATCCGCGCCATGCTGGGCGACAAAGGGCAGGCGGTCACCGAGGCCGGTCCCTCGACGCCGGTCGAGGTGCTGGGTATCGACGGCGTGCCGGACGCGGGGGAGATCTTCAACGCCGTCTCCGACGAGAAGGCCGCCAAGTCCCTGGTCGAGCACCGCCGCGATGCCCGTCGCAAGAAGGACATCGCCGGCAGCGCCCGCGTGTCGCTGGAGAACATCCTCGACAAGATCAAGGCGGGCGAGGTCAAAGAGGTGAAGATCGTCCTCAAGGCCGACGTGCAGGGGTCGGTCGAGGCGGTGTCGAACGCGCTGACCAACCTGTCGACCGAGTCGGTGGGCGTGAACGTCATCTCCACCGGCGTCGGCGGCATCACCGAGTCCGACGTCAGTTTGGCCAAGGCGTCGTCGGCGGTCATCATCGGCTTTAACGTCCGACCCGCCGGCAAGTCGCAGCAACTGGCCGAGCAAGAAGGCGTCGATATCAAGCTGTACCAGATCATCTACGAAGCGCTGGACGACGTGAAGAAGGCCATGGTCGGCATGCTGGCGCCGGTGCTGCGCGAGCGCGTGCTGGGCAAGGCCGAGGTGCGCCAGGTCTTCACCATCCCCAAGGCCGGCACCATCGCCGGCAGCTTCGTCATCGACGGCAAGATCCTCCGCAAGGCTCAGGTGCGGGTCATTCGCGATTCGGTGGTGGTCTTCACCGGCAAGATCGGTTCGTTGCGCCGGTTCAAGGACGATGCCAGCGAGGTCGCCCAGGGGTACGAATGCGGTATTTCGGTTGAAGGCTACGGCGACGTCAAGGAAGGCGACGTCATCGAAGCGTTCGAGATCGAATCGGTGGCCCCCACGCTGGACGCGCCCATCGGTCAGGGCGCCAAGCGCTGA
- a CDS encoding YlxR family protein, giving the protein MASPQRTCVGCRKPAPADQLVRLVLLDGRLQPWRGRRPGGRGASIHGHAACVKAALKTGAFARAFRSRIEDLASLEPDSLLQLLIAATIRKTP; this is encoded by the coding sequence ATGGCGTCGCCGCAGCGAACATGCGTCGGGTGTCGGAAGCCAGCGCCCGCCGACCAATTGGTGCGCCTGGTCTTGCTCGACGGACGCTTGCAACCGTGGCGCGGCCGCCGGCCGGGCGGGCGGGGTGCGTCCATCCACGGGCATGCAGCGTGTGTGAAGGCGGCGCTCAAGACCGGCGCCTTCGCGCGCGCCTTTCGTTCGCGCATCGAGGATTTGGCCAGCTTGGAACCAGACTCACTCTTGCAGCTGCTGATCGCAGCCACGATTAGGAAGACACCATGA
- the nusA gene encoding transcription termination factor NusA, which translates to MNDGAALGLVLDQVSKDKNIDRQVLVETLEQAILTAAKKAFGMHREMEAKFNEESGRVDLFQIIIIADQVTPGAEGREIPLEDATRFGLKAEAGDELLFQIFFDEKDQAKAEEQDAKYGELLKLNRAWKGFGRIAAQTAKQVILQRVREAERENVFNQYKDRRGELISGIVRRFERGNIVVDLGGAEAILPVRDQVPRESYRAGDRIVAYVVDIDKTARGPQIILSRTHKGLLEKLFEMEVPEIYEKIVRIEASAREAGARSKIAVSSRDRDVDPVGACVGMKGSRVQAVVQELRGEKIDIVPYDADPARFVCNAIAPAEVARVIIDAGSHTMELIVPDDKLSLAIGKKGQNVRLASQLTGWRIDIHSETKVREMEARSRQSMAAIDGVGTDLADTLFKLGWRSAADVANAKAEELASVPGLGGTEAAQNIIAAAGRAAEIERRVRAEEMARVAREAAEAAEAAATGEADAAAAARSTEGP; encoded by the coding sequence ATGAACGATGGTGCCGCCCTAGGCCTGGTCCTGGATCAGGTTTCGAAAGACAAGAACATCGATCGCCAGGTCCTGGTGGAAACCCTGGAACAAGCGATCTTGACCGCCGCCAAGAAGGCGTTCGGTATGCACCGCGAAATGGAGGCGAAGTTCAACGAGGAAAGCGGTCGGGTCGATCTGTTCCAGATCATCATCATCGCCGACCAGGTCACGCCGGGCGCTGAGGGCCGCGAGATCCCCCTCGAGGACGCCACCCGCTTCGGCCTCAAGGCGGAAGCCGGCGACGAGTTGCTGTTCCAGATTTTCTTCGACGAGAAAGATCAGGCCAAGGCCGAGGAGCAAGACGCCAAGTACGGCGAGCTTCTGAAGCTGAACCGGGCCTGGAAGGGGTTCGGCCGCATCGCCGCCCAGACCGCCAAGCAGGTCATCCTGCAGCGCGTGCGCGAGGCCGAGCGGGAAAATGTCTTCAACCAGTACAAAGACCGTCGCGGCGAGCTGATCTCGGGTATCGTGCGCCGCTTTGAACGGGGCAACATCGTGGTCGACCTGGGCGGCGCGGAGGCTATCCTGCCGGTGCGCGATCAGGTGCCGCGCGAGTCGTACCGGGCCGGCGATCGCATCGTGGCCTACGTCGTCGACATCGATAAGACCGCACGCGGTCCGCAAATCATCCTGTCGCGCACGCACAAGGGTCTTCTAGAAAAGCTGTTCGAGATGGAAGTGCCGGAGATCTACGAGAAGATCGTGCGTATCGAGGCCTCGGCCCGCGAGGCGGGGGCGCGTTCGAAGATCGCCGTCAGCTCGCGCGATCGTGACGTGGACCCGGTGGGCGCCTGCGTGGGCATGAAAGGCTCGCGCGTGCAGGCGGTGGTGCAGGAACTTCGAGGCGAGAAGATCGACATCGTGCCATACGACGCCGATCCGGCCCGCTTCGTCTGTAACGCCATCGCTCCGGCGGAAGTGGCGCGGGTGATCATCGACGCCGGCAGCCACACCATGGAGCTGATCGTTCCCGACGACAAGCTGTCCCTGGCCATCGGGAAGAAAGGCCAGAACGTGCGGTTGGCGTCGCAGCTGACCGGCTGGCGCATCGACATCCATTCGGAGACCAAGGTTCGTGAGATGGAAGCGCGGTCGCGCCAGTCGATGGCTGCCATCGACGGCGTCGGCACCGATCTGGCTGACACGCTTTTCAAGCTGGGCTGGCGCTCGGCCGCTGACGTGGCCAACGCCAAGGCCGAGGAGCTGGCCTCGGTGCCGGGATTGGGCGGCACAGAGGCGGCGCAAAATATCATCGCTGCCGCTGGCCGCGCCGCGGAGATCGAGCGGCGCGTGCGCGCCGAGGAGATGGCCCGGGTGGCGCGTGAAGCCGCCGAGGCGGCCGAAGCGGCTGCAACCGGTGAAGCCGACGCCGCGGCTGCCGCGCGATCGACGGAGGGTCCCTAA
- the rimP gene encoding ribosome maturation factor RimP, which translates to MWTLAEPYVADAGFDLVEVQSGREASGWIVRLFIDRLPPAEGETKQVPISHEDCERVSRDLSAALDVADLIPHAYQLEVSSPGLDRPLRRERDFARFAGQSARIRLSEGVEGRRNFSGTLRGAHDGLVEIECDGRSYQLPIGSIATAKLIPDWDAEFHRSAS; encoded by the coding sequence TTGTGGACGCTGGCTGAGCCCTACGTCGCTGACGCAGGGTTCGACTTGGTAGAGGTCCAGTCGGGGCGTGAAGCCTCGGGGTGGATCGTGCGCCTTTTCATCGACCGGCTACCGCCGGCCGAGGGCGAAACCAAGCAGGTCCCCATTTCTCACGAAGACTGCGAGCGGGTCAGCCGGGATCTGTCGGCGGCCCTGGACGTGGCGGATCTGATTCCCCACGCCTACCAGTTGGAAGTCAGCTCGCCAGGGCTTGATCGGCCCCTTCGGCGAGAGCGAGATTTTGCTCGGTTTGCGGGACAGAGCGCGCGCATTCGGCTCTCTGAGGGCGTGGAGGGGCGACGCAACTTCTCCGGTACGCTTCGCGGGGCTCATGATGGCCTCGTGGAGATCGAGTGTGATGGCCGGTCTTACCAGCTTCCCATCGGCAGTATCGCGACAGCGAAACTGATTCCGGATTGGGACGCAGAATTCCACCGGAGCGCTTCATGA
- a CDS encoding carbon-nitrogen hydrolase family protein, translated as MTPLVAAAVQITSTDDVAQNLVRCQALVRQARAAGAQFVGLPENFAFLGSDRDHRAAIAESTEDDAAGPILGAMCALARETGVWLLLGGFPERGLRPGSIRNTSLLLNPEGAVTARYRKVHLFDVDVPGGMQFRESESVDAGNDVVVAETPWGGMGLTICYDLRFPELYRQLVAQKARIITVPAAFTRETGKDHWHLLLRARAVENQAFVIAPAQFGWHGGKRYSYGHALIADPWGAVIAECGDHEGFALGRLDFAYQDRVRSSLPCLSHRKL; from the coding sequence ATGACCCCTCTTGTCGCCGCCGCCGTCCAGATTACCTCGACCGACGACGTGGCTCAAAACCTGGTGCGTTGCCAGGCGTTGGTCCGGCAAGCCCGCGCCGCCGGGGCCCAATTTGTCGGGCTGCCGGAAAATTTCGCTTTTCTCGGCAGCGACCGCGACCACCGGGCCGCCATCGCCGAATCCACCGAGGACGATGCGGCCGGCCCCATCTTGGGCGCCATGTGCGCGCTGGCCCGCGAGACCGGGGTGTGGCTGTTGCTGGGCGGATTCCCGGAACGAGGATTGCGGCCAGGCAGCATTCGCAACACGTCGCTGCTGCTGAATCCCGAAGGCGCGGTGACAGCCCGCTATCGCAAGGTTCACCTCTTCGACGTCGACGTCCCGGGCGGCATGCAGTTCCGCGAATCGGAGAGCGTCGACGCTGGCAACGACGTGGTGGTGGCCGAAACGCCCTGGGGCGGGATGGGCCTGACCATCTGTTATGACCTCCGCTTCCCGGAGCTGTACCGCCAGCTGGTCGCGCAAAAGGCGCGCATCATCACCGTCCCGGCAGCGTTCACCCGCGAGACCGGCAAAGATCATTGGCACCTTCTGCTGCGCGCCCGGGCCGTCGAGAACCAGGCCTTCGTGATCGCCCCGGCCCAGTTCGGCTGGCACGGCGGAAAACGATACAGCTATGGCCACGCGCTGATCGCCGATCCGTGGGGCGCGGTCATCGCCGAGTGCGGTGACCACGAAGGGTTCGCGCTGGGACGGCTGGACTTCGCGTATCAAGATCGCGTTCGCAGCAGTCTGCCTTGCCTTAGCCACCGGAAGTTGTGA
- the recJ gene encoding single-stranded-DNA-specific exonuclease RecJ, whose amino-acid sequence MRAFEWQAPEVDEGQANALAKAIGVRRLTARILIARGLAQATVAARFLAPRLADLRAPAGMADLGRVVERIVAALDERQKIGVFGDYDVDGVTTAAVLAQTLRAFGGDVIPRVANRKAGYGLGVADVARFADEGCALLITGDCGTSDVEALEAGRQRGLDVMVIDHHQIPSGETAAFALLNPHRTDDQFPFKGLASCGVAFYLAAALRSRLRDRGASFDPRDLLDLVALGSVADMVPLVEENRILVSAGLRVLSARKRPGITALCEAANISDGPLDAEDISFRLAPRLNAAGRLGEAQLALDVLLAPTIDDARRLTAELDERNRERQRIQETVWTAALQAAEPHAGDAALVVGADGWHPGVVGIIAAKLVEKFARPVVVIGFENGQGRGSARTIPGFNLYEALVQCRSHLTRYGGHAAAAGMSLSQERLEDFRRSFVAEAARALRSTAAIRSVAVDAVIDLGDFDVAMAEDLVRLAPFGAANAEPLFAFAGVTAQSTRRVGQGHLQLTLAQRGSISDAIGFGMADRDPGNGASVDVVATAELDTFRGERRTRLKIRHIHTSRPV is encoded by the coding sequence ATGCGGGCGTTCGAATGGCAGGCTCCGGAAGTTGATGAGGGGCAAGCGAACGCGCTGGCAAAAGCGATCGGGGTCAGGCGGCTGACCGCGCGGATTCTGATCGCGCGCGGCTTGGCCCAAGCAACGGTGGCGGCGCGGTTCCTGGCGCCGCGGTTGGCGGACCTACGCGCGCCGGCCGGGATGGCGGATCTGGGCCGGGTGGTCGAGCGCATCGTCGCCGCCCTGGATGAACGACAGAAGATCGGCGTCTTCGGCGACTACGACGTCGACGGGGTGACCACGGCGGCGGTGCTGGCGCAGACGCTGCGGGCGTTCGGCGGCGACGTCATCCCCCGGGTGGCCAACCGCAAGGCGGGTTATGGCCTGGGCGTGGCCGATGTGGCGCGTTTTGCCGACGAAGGGTGCGCGCTGCTCATCACCGGCGACTGCGGGACCAGCGACGTCGAAGCGCTGGAGGCGGGACGCCAGCGCGGGCTGGACGTGATGGTCATCGATCACCACCAGATCCCGTCGGGCGAGACCGCGGCGTTCGCCTTGCTGAACCCGCATCGTACCGACGATCAATTCCCGTTCAAGGGCCTGGCGTCGTGCGGGGTGGCGTTCTATCTGGCGGCGGCGCTGCGCTCGCGGTTGCGCGATCGCGGGGCCAGCTTCGATCCGCGCGACCTTCTGGATCTGGTGGCCCTGGGCAGCGTGGCCGACATGGTGCCGCTGGTCGAGGAGAACCGGATCTTGGTGTCCGCCGGTCTACGCGTGCTCTCGGCGCGCAAGCGTCCGGGGATCACCGCGCTTTGCGAGGCGGCCAACATCAGCGACGGTCCGCTGGACGCCGAGGACATCAGCTTTCGGCTGGCGCCGCGGTTGAACGCCGCCGGCCGGCTGGGCGAAGCGCAACTGGCCCTGGACGTGTTGCTGGCGCCCACCATCGACGACGCCCGCCGCTTGACCGCCGAACTGGATGAACGCAACCGCGAGCGGCAACGCATTCAAGAGACGGTGTGGACGGCGGCCCTGCAGGCGGCCGAACCGCACGCCGGCGACGCCGCGCTGGTGGTCGGCGCCGATGGCTGGCACCCCGGCGTGGTGGGCATCATCGCCGCCAAGCTGGTGGAGAAATTCGCCCGCCCGGTGGTGGTGATCGGCTTCGAAAACGGCCAGGGGCGCGGCTCGGCGCGGACCATCCCCGGTTTCAATCTGTACGAAGCGCTGGTTCAGTGCCGATCGCACCTCACGCGCTATGGTGGCCACGCCGCCGCCGCCGGGATGAGCCTTTCCCAGGAACGCCTGGAGGATTTTCGCCGCAGCTTCGTGGCCGAGGCCGCGCGCGCCTTGCGATCGACCGCGGCGATTCGCTCGGTGGCCGTCGACGCCGTGATTGATCTGGGCGATTTTGACGTGGCGATGGCGGAAGACCTGGTCCGCCTGGCCCCGTTCGGCGCCGCCAACGCCGAACCGTTGTTCGCCTTCGCCGGCGTCACCGCGCAGTCGACGCGGCGGGTGGGGCAGGGGCACCTGCAGCTGACGTTGGCCCAGCGCGGATCGATCAGCGACGCCATCGGCTTCGGTATGGCCGATCGCGATCCCGGCAACGGCGCCAGCGTCGACGTGGTGGCCACCGCCGAGCTGGACACCTTCCGCGGGGAGCGCCGGACCCGCCTCAAGATCCGCCACATTCACACCAGCCGCCCGGTGTAG